DNA from Candidatus Aminicenantes bacterium:
GTCGTATCTCCCTGGCAAAGGCCGACCAGGAACTTCTGCGGCAATACCTGGAAAAGCCCTCTTCTCATTCCCTTATTATTCTCTACATTTCCCTGGCACTCACTCCGGATGACTATAAACAACTGCGCAAGGGCAAATTGGCGACCCTTTTTAAACATCTGGATTCTCCCGCCACCCGGGTGGTGAACCTGGACGGCATTCGCGACAGCGATGTGTCGGCCTTTATCCGCAACCGCCTCAAGGAGCGCAACATACGCATTACCACGGGAGCCCTTGAGCGGTTGCAGGAGATCCTGGGGGAGAGATTTGTGACTTCCATTCAATGGATCAACCAGTTTGAGACCTGGGCGCGTGAAGAAGGCGTGATCGATATCCCGGACGTGGATCACATGATTAGCGGAGTGGATCCCCATTCCATCTGGGACCTGACCGACGCCGTTGAACAGGAAAATGCCGTCGCATACTTGAAGGTCCTGCGTTATCTCTTTGCCAACGGCGTGAAACCCGCCATGGTGATCGGCACCCTGGTGACCTATTACAACAAGATTTTCACCGCCCGTTTTCTGTTGCGCCAGCACCGGTCGACGGCGGAAATCGGAAAAATTCTGCAACAACCCTCTTTTTTTCTGGAGCGTTTCATTCACACGGTGCGTCGGTTTTCAGACAACCGCCTGGGTCGAATCCTGGACTTGATCTACCGCATGGATTTTGAGTCCAAAACCGGGGGAGAAGAGGCGGCCCGACTGCTGTTGCAGCAGTTCATTTTCCAGTTGCGCGCCCGCCGGAACCATGGTTAAGCGGTTTTTCGGGCCGGCTGTGGTTGCTTTTTTGCTGGTGCTCATGGTCTTTACCGGTTGTGGACGCCGTTACCGGACACCGCAGTTGGCTCCTCCAGGCCAACAGGGGCACGCTTCCGTTGTGATACGGTTTGTGGCTGAAACACGGACGGAGCGCCAGAAAGGCCGTGTTGTACTGGATACAGACGGACGTCGTGCGCGCATGCTGTTTCTCAATCCCTTGAACCGCGTGGTGATGGACCTTCACGTAGAGCTTGACCGGGCAACCCTGGTGAATCGCGGCCGGAAGCGCTATTGGCGCGGTGATTTCAGAGAATTGATCCGGCGTATCTGGCAGTTGCGCCTGGAATTCGCGGATTTGCGCCGACTGCTGTTTGACGCGGTTGCGCCCCGGGCCTTGACCCGGCAAGCCGGGCTTCGGGTGCAGGTGGAAAGGGACACGGACTCGGGATTGCCCGTGATGGTGCAGATCACGGATGGAATCGCGCAGTTGAGGATAACCGTGTTGCGCCGCCGGCGGGTGGCCGGCGTCCTCGATTCCCCCCGTTCCCTGGAATCCCTGGTGCAGGCCGACCTGGAGGAAGTGATCAGCCATGAAGACTGATGCCTCGGTGCACCTGCAATCCTTTGCCAAAATCAACCTGGGATTGGAAATCCTGGGCCGCCGGCCCCGGGACGGCTATCACCTTTTGCGAACGGTCTTTCAGACCATTGATCTGTGCGACGACATCCGGGTGACGCCGCAAAAGGAACGGATCTGTTCGGTTGAAGGGGATTGGCCCGGAGTGAAATGGGGCGGTGACAACACCATTTCCCGGGCATTTCGGGTTCTGGATCGTGAGTACGGATTGCCTCACGGTTTTCACGTGCGTGTAAAAAAACGCATTCCGCCGGGATCGGGACTGGGGGGAGGCAGCGGCAACGCCGCGGTCTGCCTGCTCCATTTCGCGGCCAGTTGCAGCCTGGATGCGGGGATGCCGGCCTTGGCACAAGTGGCTGCTGTTGTGGGCGCGGACGTGCCCTTTTTCCTGGCCGGCGGCACGGTTCTCGCTGAGGGAATCGGCGAACAGATGACCTTGCTGGAGGATGTGCGGGTACCCTCGCTGGTGGTGGCTCTTCCCGCCGTGGAAGTGTCCACGGCTCGGGTTTACCGCGGCTTTGGCTTGACAAGCAGGCAGGGAGAAAGTAAAATAGAAGCCTTTTTAAGGACCGGACAACTGACGGGTCTTGAAAACGACCTGGAAGCGGTAACGTTTGGATATTATCCGGAGGTTCGGACGGCCAAGGAGGCCATCAGCACGGCCGGATGCGGATTCGTGGCCATGAGTGGCAGCGGAGGCGCCGTGTTCGGTATTCCGGATCCGGGCCCTTCCCTGGAACGATACTTGCGGGGGGTCCGCCTGGTTCGGTCCCGCTTCGTAACCCGGAAAGAGTACCAGGAACGGATTGGGGCGTGGCCAAGCGGTAAGGCACCGGTTTTTGGAGCCGGTATTCGGAGGTTCGAATCCTCCCGCCCCAGCTTGACCCGTTCAGGCAGGTCAGAATGAAGAGCAAAAACAACTTTTTGGTTTTTTCGGGATCCGCGAATCCCGGCCTGGCGCAGAGCATCGTCTCCCATTTGGGTTGCGAACTGGCGGATTGCACCCTCACCACTTTCTCTGACGGTGAGATCCGTTTTCAGAGCCATGAAAACGTGCGTGGCGCCGATGTGTTTATCATCCAGTCCCTGTCCGGGGATATCAATTTTCACATCATGGAATTGCTGCTCATGGCGGATGCCCTGAAACGCGCTTCCGCCAAACGCATCACTGCGGTCATCTCCTACTACGCGTATGCCCGCCAGGACCGTAAGGACCGGCCCCGTGTACCCATTTCCGCGCGTTTACTGGCGGAATTGCTTGAAACCGCGGGATTTTCGCGGATATTGACCATTGACCTGCACGCCAACCAGATCCAGGGATTTTTCAATGTGCCGGTGGACAACCTGATGGCCTTGCCCATTTTCGTGTCTTACCTGCGTGAAGAAGCGGATCTGAATTTGAAAAACCTGGTCATTGTGTCACCGGATGCGGGCGGTGTCGAACGGGCGCGCCTGTTTGCCCGGCCCCTGCACGCGCGCCTGGCCATTGGAGACAAGCGGCGCTCCGGTCCCAACGTGGCCGAAGTGATGCACATTATCGGTGAAGTCGACGGTTGCGACGCCATTGTGGTGGATGACATCGTGGATACGGCCGGCACCATGACCCAGACCATTCGGGCCATTAGGGAAAACGGCGCCCGCCGCGTATTCGCCGCCTGCACCCACGGAATCTTTTCCGGAAAAGCCTTGCAACGGCTGACCGACTCCCCCCTGGAAAAGATCTTTGTGACCGATACCATTGCCCAGGAAGCCAATCTGCGTGCCAATAACAAGATCCAGGTTCTTTCCGTGGCGCAACTGTTTGCGGATGCCATAGCCAGCATCCGTGATGAGACATCGGTATCCAAGTTGTTTTTGATATAGATCAGCACTGTTAACGAGGAGCATTCAATGCAAGACATTATTGCCATCAAGGCGGAGCCCCGCGAACGATTGGGGAAGGGTATTGCCAAAAAACTGCGCCATAGCGGCCGCGTTCCCGCGATCATATACGGCGGAAAAGAGGAATCGATCCCGATTTCCATCAGCCGGGAAGATCTCAAATCCATCCTGAAATCCGACAAAGGCATCAACTCCTTGCTTCGTATTGAGCGGGAATCCATTGTTGTGGACGCCATGCTCAAGGAGGTCCAGTACGATTACCTGCAGGAGACGCCGATTCATGTGGATCTGATCCGTATCGACCTAAACAAACCCGTGGTGATCAGCGTTCCTATCGCCATTGTCGGCGAAGCCATCGGCATCAAGGAAGAGGACGGCATATTTGATTTCGTGACCCGCACCCTGGAACTGCGTTGCCTGCCGAACCGGATCCCCCGCGAGATCACCGTTGATGTGTCCGAACTGCACGCGGGAAGCTCCATTAAAGTGGAGGACCTGCAATTCAGTGAAGACGTCGAAATGCTGGCCGACCCGCGTTCCGTGATCTGCGCCGTAACCGCCAAAACCGCTGAAGAAGAGGTCGTGGTAGAGGAAGAAGAACTCGTGGAGGGCGAAGAAGCCGCGCCCGACGAGGGCGAGCCTGAGTCGGAAAGCGAGTAGAGGGAGGCGTGCATCACTGTCTTTGTGGGCCTGGGCAATCCCGACCCGGCATACCTCAATTCACCGCACAATGTCGGTTTTCAATCCGTTCTGCGTTTGCACGAATTGCTTGGCAGCGACGAACCGCTCGATCTGGGAACCGTGGTTCTGCGGCGGGGAACACATGCAGGGCAGCCCTTTGTACTTGCCCGGCCACTCACCTGGATGAACGATTCCGGGCGCGGGGTGGAATGTCTGTTGCGCTACCTGGAGGCGGACGTGTCTGATTTGGTGGTCATCACCGATGATATCGACCTGCCATTGAGTGAAATCCGTATTCGCGCCGAAGGCGGTGCGGGTACGCATCGCGGCATGCGATCTCTGGTGCAAACCCTGGAGCGAAAGGATTTTGCCCGGATCCGTATCGGTATTTATCCCGATGATTCTGCGCCGGTGGACCTGGCCGCCTACGTGTTGGCCCCTTTGCAGGGAGACGCTCGGAAGAAACTGGAAAAAGGCGTGGAACGGGCCGTTTCCGCCGCGCGGGAACTGCTCGAAAGCCGGAACATCCAGGCTGTGATGAATCGCTTCAACCGCCGAAGTCGCCGGGAATCAAACCCCGGTCCGAATACACTCTTTGCTCCCCCGGATGGGGGGGGCTGCCGGTCCCTCACCGGGACCGGAGCGGCGCATGCCGCCTCAATCCAAAAGGAGGATGAATGCAACGATCGTATGAAATCGGGTTCATCGTAAATCCCGATGCAACCGAAGAGGAAGTCAAGAAGATCAATGACCTTGTGGTTTCCCTTGTGGAAAAGAACGAAGGCAAGGTGGACAAAGTAGACGAGTGGGGCAGGCGCCCGCTCGCTTATCCCATCGAGGATCATGCGGAAGGGATCTACACTTTTGTCAACGCCACCATGGACGGCGGCAATGTTGCGGAACTGGAAAAACGCATCAAGTTAAGCGAAAAGGTGATGCGCTACATTATCATGCGTTTGGATGATCGTTTGCGCAAAAGCAATCGCTTGGTAAAGAAGTGGAAGCGCAATGATGAACGCCGCTCCCGCGAACCGAACCGGGACCAGGATGGTGATGATCGCAGGCGTGAACCCCGGAGCAGGG
Protein-coding regions in this window:
- the holA gene encoding DNA polymerase III subunit delta, translated to MSPEGFFSFLQKINRRQPPPPFTILSGFHEFLGEWVIQAYIQTFLEDPTDFNFRRYYLESDENTGWGDVVEEARTASFFIQSRKVIVATVRDPRRISLAKADQELLRQYLEKPSSHSLIILYISLALTPDDYKQLRKGKLATLFKHLDSPATRVVNLDGIRDSDVSAFIRNRLKERNIRITTGALERLQEILGERFVTSIQWINQFETWAREEGVIDIPDVDHMISGVDPHSIWDLTDAVEQENAVAYLKVLRYLFANGVKPAMVIGTLVTYYNKIFTARFLLRQHRSTAEIGKILQQPSFFLERFIHTVRRFSDNRLGRILDLIYRMDFESKTGGEEAARLLLQQFIFQLRARRNHG
- a CDS encoding ribose-phosphate pyrophosphokinase; translation: MKSKNNFLVFSGSANPGLAQSIVSHLGCELADCTLTTFSDGEIRFQSHENVRGADVFIIQSLSGDINFHIMELLLMADALKRASAKRITAVISYYAYARQDRKDRPRVPISARLLAELLETAGFSRILTIDLHANQIQGFFNVPVDNLMALPIFVSYLREEADLNLKNLVIVSPDAGGVERARLFARPLHARLAIGDKRRSGPNVAEVMHIIGEVDGCDAIVVDDIVDTAGTMTQTIRAIRENGARRVFAACTHGIFSGKALQRLTDSPLEKIFVTDTIAQEANLRANNKIQVLSVAQLFADAIASIRDETSVSKLFLI
- a CDS encoding aminoacyl-tRNA hydrolase codes for the protein MTVFVGLGNPDPAYLNSPHNVGFQSVLRLHELLGSDEPLDLGTVVLRRGTHAGQPFVLARPLTWMNDSGRGVECLLRYLEADVSDLVVITDDIDLPLSEIRIRAEGGAGTHRGMRSLVQTLERKDFARIRIGIYPDDSAPVDLAAYVLAPLQGDARKKLEKGVERAVSAARELLESRNIQAVMNRFNRRSRRESNPGPNTLFAPPDGGGCRSLTGTGAAHAASIQKEDECNDRMKSGSS
- the rpsF gene encoding 30S ribosomal protein S6, whose product is MQRSYEIGFIVNPDATEEEVKKINDLVVSLVEKNEGKVDKVDEWGRRPLAYPIEDHAEGIYTFVNATMDGGNVAELEKRIKLSEKVMRYIIMRLDDRLRKSNRLVKKWKRNDERRSREPNRDQDGDDRRREPRSRDQQEDSDGK
- a CDS encoding 50S ribosomal protein L25, yielding MQDIIAIKAEPRERLGKGIAKKLRHSGRVPAIIYGGKEESIPISISREDLKSILKSDKGINSLLRIERESIVVDAMLKEVQYDYLQETPIHVDLIRIDLNKPVVISVPIAIVGEAIGIKEEDGIFDFVTRTLELRCLPNRIPREITVDVSELHAGSSIKVEDLQFSEDVEMLADPRSVICAVTAKTAEEEVVVEEEELVEGEEAAPDEGEPESESE